TAAATTTAATAGGCAGAAACGCCCTACTAGACGCCGAGCCGAATATTCTTAAAGAATTTTCCACGGCTCTAATGACGTCATTAGAGAACGGATCTGAACTGCGATATCTTTCGGTGATAGCAGTTGCGGTTATTTTTTGACGAAAAGATCTATTCTCAGCTATTAAGCATTGTTTAGCGACAATATCATCGAACGCCATCCTAGAGTTAGAAAATCCTAAATAGTGCTCTGAAAGGCCGAACTGTTCAAATCGTTCGCAAATAGATCTTATTTGTTCCCTCACGGGACCGAAAAAAGCATTTCTCTGCTCCGACGCCGTTAGTGCCGCAGGTTGATTCAATCTGAAAAATAACTCTCCCGGCTCATCCGGCTCAAAATCTACCAAGCGAAAAACGCGGATAGTAAATCGGTCAAAGCGCCATCTGAAATGTTGCGGTAAATCGTGGTAGCTGCATCCGTTAATAGAGGCAAGGTCAGCGTTAAAAGGTGCTGTATTTCCGTTAACTCGGATTTTCCCATGAACAAAATCTCTGATGGCCACCAAACGTTGCTGACCATCTAAAACCTCTTGTTTCCCAGAAGGCCTCTCGATCACGTGAATAGGCGGAATATGCCAATCCCTTAAAACTGTATCAATCAGTCTCTGTTTTTTACTGTCTGCCCAAACTTCTCCACGTTGGAAGTCGGGTTGAAGGTCAAGCTCATTACCATCAATCCGTCCCATTATTGTTTTAATATCAGGATCGGAAGCCAGAAGTTTCATGACAAAGGGATTCTTAAAAATGCACTCAAATTGATGAAGTTAAACCATCAAATCAATATTTGCATCTCATTGAAGTGGGAAATTCGGCAAATTGATATCGCCCAGAGTATCCAACTTGAAGCGATCCAGTCAGATGATGAATAAAAAGCTGAGCAATCGGAATACCCGGCCGAAGAGTATAGTGAAACTTGCTGAAGTTAACAAGCTCTAAAGTAATCCTACCCCGATAACCCGGATCTATTTGCCCATCACATAAGTGCACTGTGACAAAGCCGCGAGCAATAGTTCCTTTAGTTTGAATAAACCCCATCCGGTTCAAAGGAATATCCACTACTTCTGCTGTAGTAGCCAAAATCCCTGCTCCGGGACGAAAATCGATCTCTCCATTGGAATTTAGCTCTACCGCTTCAACAGGAGCCTCGAAAGGTAGCGAGCGGGCACCTGCGACGTCTTTGTATCGAAGGAATGTTGTCCCTAGATGAAGTCCAATAGATACCAGATCAATAGAAACGTCCAAGCCATCTTCTCGAGTGACCCCACCCTGTTTCACCAATTCTACAAGATCTCCTTGAGATAAAATCATAGATTGTATTTACTGATTATGGAGCCGCCAGCTTCATCGTTACGTAAGTCACGGCCGCCGATCCCGCGACCGCAATAATAATCGTAACGATATTTGCCATATTTTCGCTTATGAAGCGCTCCAACTTCCCTCTTTTTTCATTAGATATATCGGGCCCTCCGCG
This portion of the Luteolibacter luteus genome encodes:
- a CDS encoding DUF262 domain-containing protein is translated as MKLLASDPDIKTIMGRIDGNELDLQPDFQRGEVWADSKKQRLIDTVLRDWHIPPIHVIERPSGKQEVLDGQQRLVAIRDFVHGKIRVNGNTAPFNADLASINGCSYHDLPQHFRWRFDRFTIRVFRLVDFEPDEPGELFFRLNQPAALTASEQRNAFFGPVREQIRSICERFEQFGLSEHYLGFSNSRMAFDDIVAKQCLIAENRSFRQKITATAITERYRSSDPFSNDVIRAVENSLRIFGSASSRAFLPIKFNKATVLSWLCFIARWFPHFNRAWFETEFIRFLEEFEHDRLDSKLLSNGSKTPHGYSVRILNIFTDRSSLRVGDVSSLILRDAAIAYCMMAYLSKRGGLEFVEHMPSLQLREMRNIFRQDVIIGEESFYQLLEAINWGAWG
- a CDS encoding dCTP deaminase; its protein translation is MILSQGDLVELVKQGGVTREDGLDVSIDLVSIGLHLGTTFLRYKDVAGARSLPFEAPVEAVELNSNGEIDFRPGAGILATTAEVVDIPLNRMGFIQTKGTIARGFVTVHLCDGQIDPGYRGRITLELVNFSKFHYTLRPGIPIAQLFIHHLTGSLQVGYSGRYQFAEFPTSMRCKY